A window from Micromonospora profundi encodes these proteins:
- a CDS encoding carbohydrate ABC transporter permease has protein sequence MKKIALNGAGLLVALFAAFPVYWMISTSLKPSSEIFSSTPQPVPAHPTLAHYREILTGNLIPGVSFLDFFLNSALVAVATVLLSGLVALLAATAVARFRFKLRTSFLIMLLVVQMIPLEALVIPLFLMIQRLGLYNTLPSLILTYLGFSLPFAVWMLRGFVAAVPKELEEAAAIDGASRAQTFRLVLFPLVAPGLVATSIFSFITAWNELIFALTFINDQSRYTLPVAMTFFFGRDDTNWGPVMAASTLFTLPVIIFFLLVQRRMVSGLVAGAVKG, from the coding sequence GTGAAGAAGATCGCCCTGAACGGCGCCGGGCTGCTGGTCGCGCTCTTCGCGGCCTTCCCGGTCTACTGGATGATCTCCACCTCGCTCAAGCCGAGCAGCGAGATCTTCTCGTCCACCCCGCAGCCGGTGCCGGCCCATCCGACGCTCGCGCACTACCGGGAGATCCTGACCGGCAACCTCATCCCCGGCGTGAGCTTCCTCGACTTCTTCCTCAACAGCGCGCTGGTGGCGGTCGCGACGGTGCTGCTCAGTGGCCTGGTCGCCCTGCTCGCCGCGACCGCGGTGGCCCGCTTCCGGTTCAAGCTGCGGACCAGCTTCCTGATCATGCTGCTGGTGGTGCAGATGATCCCGCTGGAAGCGCTCGTCATCCCGCTCTTCCTGATGATCCAGCGGCTCGGGCTCTACAACACGCTGCCCAGCCTGATCCTCACGTACCTGGGCTTCTCGCTGCCGTTCGCGGTCTGGATGCTGCGCGGCTTCGTCGCCGCGGTCCCCAAGGAGCTGGAGGAGGCGGCGGCCATCGACGGGGCCAGCCGGGCACAGACGTTCCGGCTCGTGCTGTTCCCGCTCGTCGCGCCCGGCCTGGTGGCCACCAGCATCTTCTCGTTCATCACCGCGTGGAACGAGCTGATCTTCGCGTTGACGTTCATCAACGACCAGAGCCGCTACACACTGCCGGTGGCGATGACGTTCTTCTTCGGTCGCGACGACACCAACTGGGGTCCGGTCATGGCCGCCTCCACCCTGTTCACCCTGCCGGTCATCATCTTCTTCCTGCTGGTGCAGCGGCGAATGGTCTCCGGCCTGGTGGCCGGAGCCGTCAAGGGCTGA
- a CDS encoding MOSC domain-containing protein translates to MTGRVAAVNLGIVTEAKWAGDASGRSGIDKRPVDGPVLISVDGVAGDFIAERAHHGGPDQAVYAYAEEDAAWWAADLGRAIGPGGFGENLSTYAVDVTGAVIGEKWQVGSALLQVTKPRTPCTTFAGFWGVPDLIRRFTVRATPGAYLRVLRDGEVGAGDPVEVVERPGHGVTIGEVFRATSLEPELLPRLLEAPDLPESIRDKVRRRLATRS, encoded by the coding sequence ATGACGGGCAGGGTGGCAGCGGTGAACCTCGGCATCGTGACCGAGGCGAAGTGGGCCGGCGACGCGAGCGGTCGCAGCGGCATCGACAAGCGTCCGGTCGACGGGCCTGTGTTGATCAGTGTCGACGGGGTGGCCGGCGACTTCATCGCCGAGCGGGCCCATCACGGTGGCCCCGACCAGGCGGTCTACGCCTACGCGGAGGAGGACGCCGCGTGGTGGGCGGCCGACCTGGGCCGTGCCATCGGGCCGGGTGGCTTCGGTGAGAACCTGTCCACGTACGCGGTCGACGTGACGGGCGCGGTGATCGGCGAGAAGTGGCAGGTCGGCTCCGCCCTGCTCCAGGTCACCAAGCCTCGGACGCCCTGTACCACCTTCGCCGGATTCTGGGGCGTGCCGGATCTGATCCGGCGATTCACGGTGCGGGCCACGCCGGGGGCGTACCTGCGGGTGCTGCGCGACGGTGAGGTCGGCGCCGGTGACCCGGTGGAGGTGGTGGAGCGGCCCGGGCACGGGGTGACAATCGGCGAGGTGTTCCGGGCGACAAGCCTCGAGCCGGAGCTGCTGCCCCGGCTGCTGGAGGCACCCGACCTGCCGGAGTCGATCCGGGACAAGGTCCGCCGCCGTCTCGCCACCCGCAGCTGA
- a CDS encoding helix-turn-helix domain-containing protein codes for MARERWADLALHPVRIRILRAVAGTRLTTQGLLELLPDVPQATMYRHLAILVKAGLVEVIDERRVRGAVERVYALPARGATLDPAALATATREDHARYFTAFMSSLLSEFSRYLGRERIDFNADGVGYQQLVLHLTDAELGEFAAGLNALVGPLLAHQPGGERIPRLLATVLLPTDPPTVDRHAAAPTDDSDTTRGDD; via the coding sequence ATGGCGAGAGAACGCTGGGCGGACCTGGCGCTGCACCCCGTGCGAATCCGGATCCTGCGTGCGGTCGCGGGCACACGTCTGACCACACAGGGCCTGCTGGAGCTGCTGCCCGATGTCCCGCAGGCCACGATGTACCGGCACCTGGCGATCCTGGTCAAGGCCGGGCTGGTCGAGGTGATCGATGAACGCAGGGTGCGCGGTGCCGTCGAGCGGGTGTACGCGTTGCCCGCGCGCGGCGCGACGCTCGACCCCGCGGCCCTCGCCACGGCTACGCGGGAGGACCACGCGCGTTACTTCACGGCGTTCATGTCGAGTCTGCTGTCGGAGTTCTCCCGCTATCTCGGCCGGGAGCGGATCGACTTCAACGCCGACGGTGTGGGCTACCAGCAACTCGTGCTGCACCTGACCGACGCCGAACTGGGCGAGTTCGCCGCCGGTCTCAACGCTCTGGTGGGTCCGTTGCTCGCCCACCAGCCCGGCGGCGAACGGATACCGCGGCTGTTGGCGACCGTTCTGCTGCCCACCGATCCGCCGACGGTCGACAGGCACGCAGCGGCGCCGACGGACGACTCCGACACGACGAGAGGGGATGACTGA
- a CDS encoding ATP-binding cassette domain-containing protein, with protein sequence MTGDHLAIEVSCLTKRYGDVTAVNDLSFTVRPGVITGFLGPNGAGKTTTMRMMTGLVSPSSGTATIGGQPYGQLARPSRTVGAVFDGNAFHPGHTARDHLRVYAAMGGYPDSRVADLLDLLGLAEAAHRRTRGFSTGMRQRLNLATALLGDPRVLLLDEPGNGLDPAGVSWLRGFLRQFADQGRTVLISSHALGEIQQLVDDVVVIRRGELVAAGPCSRLAGPPAVLITSPDADALVAVLAAHPANGGTAPHVEAVGPDRLRVRGLDAPGVADLAAAHHVRVHELVVETTGLEELFLDLTRDKAAI encoded by the coding sequence GTGACCGGCGACCACCTCGCGATCGAGGTGTCCTGCCTGACGAAGCGCTACGGTGACGTCACTGCCGTTAATGATCTGAGCTTCACCGTGCGACCCGGCGTGATCACCGGCTTCCTCGGCCCGAACGGCGCCGGCAAGACCACCACGATGCGCATGATGACCGGGCTGGTGTCGCCGAGCAGTGGCACCGCCACGATCGGCGGGCAGCCGTACGGTCAACTGGCCCGGCCGTCGCGCACGGTGGGCGCGGTGTTCGACGGCAACGCGTTCCACCCTGGACACACCGCCCGCGACCACCTGCGCGTCTACGCCGCGATGGGCGGATACCCGGACAGCCGCGTCGCCGACCTGCTCGACCTGCTCGGCCTCGCCGAGGCTGCGCACCGTCGTACCCGGGGATTCTCCACGGGCATGCGGCAGCGGCTCAACCTCGCCACGGCGTTGCTCGGCGACCCCCGCGTCCTGCTGCTGGACGAGCCCGGCAACGGCCTGGACCCGGCAGGGGTGTCGTGGCTGCGCGGCTTCCTGCGCCAGTTCGCCGACCAGGGCCGCACCGTCCTGATCTCCAGCCATGCGCTCGGCGAGATCCAGCAGCTCGTGGATGACGTGGTGGTGATCCGGCGCGGCGAACTCGTCGCCGCCGGGCCCTGTTCCCGGCTCGCCGGTCCGCCCGCGGTGCTGATCACCTCACCCGACGCGGACGCGCTCGTTGCCGTTCTGGCGGCCCACCCGGCCAACGGCGGCACGGCACCGCACGTCGAAGCCGTCGGGCCCGACCGGCTGCGGGTACGCGGGCTGGACGCGCCGGGCGTCGCCGACCTCGCCGCGGCCCATCATGT